The genomic window TTGTTTACCTTAAATTCACCAAATATAGACGAGTGATTTCTAAAAACTGTGctaataaaaaagataaaattcAGAAACAAACAGGCGATGAGCAGTGTTGTGTTATATAAGCAGgacttttcaaacacacactcgtcCTCTCTGTCTGCATTCATCGATTTCAGCTGGTTCTTTACCTGATGACCCGTCTCACCATTCTTCTCCTTAAGTGAACATTGACTGTAATCTGCTTTGTCAGGTTTCTACTTTGTACCATATACGTCTGTAGATCTTTTAAATGATACTGTGTTCGGCTGCAACGTTTACTCAGAAAATCAATTCTGTCAACAGCACATTTACTGTGGTCAAACACCTTCATGTAAATACATCTCAACACAAGTTGAGATAGTTTACTGAATATTAGTAAACTAATATTACTAATTGACTGAgtaaactaaaactacaaatgtaATAATTCCAAGAAAgaatctttaaaaatatatttttttttacctagaAATGCTGACACAGTGATGCAAAGACACGTCTCCCTAATTCATTTACACAGCTGCTCTGTCTCCCTGCAGCTCGTTACCAGACTCCAAAGAGCAGTATTCCGACTTCCCTTTTAAGAACGGCGACATGGCTGGAGCCATCGAGCTGAAGCGACCCGTCAGAGCCCACTGCCACGGTACCAAAACCGTGGCATGTGAGGAGAGCGTGGACAAGCTGGTGGCCAAGAAGAAACTCTACATTGCCTCAGCCGTTTGCCTCGTCTTCATGATTGGCGAGGTCATAGGTAAAAGTGGAGAACCTCAGGGGTCGGGCAGGACAGGCAGTTCCTATCAGCAAGGCTTTAAGatcagttttatatttatggGATGTGGATCAATACCTCTAATGAAATCAGCATCTCTAAACTTATTTTTTTGTGGGTTTGTCTACATTGTTGAGTCCTTTCTGTGCTGCTCACTTTTCTGCTCACATTGTTCAACGGTGCTGCTTTCTACCACTTACTATTGTTATTTTCCGACTCCCTACAGGTGGCTACCTGGCCCACAGCCTGGCCATCATGACGGATGCCGCCCACCTCCTCACAGATTTCGGCAGTATGATGGTGAGCCTGTTCTCCCTGTGGATCTCCTCCAGACCACCCACCAAAACCATGAACTTTGGCTGGCACAGATCAGGTCAGGACCAGAGATCAGGCAGCGAAAACATCTAtttactgaaatataaaaatctattttaatgagattaatacactttttttacacattttatctgcagaacatttgttttcagaGCGTTCACCTTTTTCAGGAGGTGACATTTAatccattttacatttaaatatgctACATGTGTCTAACTGTCTATTCTGTGCTATTCTTTAACTTGACATCCTACAGCAGTGATTAGATACAGGTGTGTGATGAACtgtgttaaagtaaaatattaaagtcATCACATTCCTGCCTCTTCTATTCTCTCAGAGATCCTCGGGGCATTCATCTCAGTCATGTCCATCTGGATCGTTACGGGGGCTCTGGTCTATTTAGCTATCGAGAGGATTGTACGCAACGACTACGAGATTGATGGCCATGTAATGTTAGTCACCTCTGGCTGTGCTGTCATCGTGAATATTATGTGAGTGGTTCTGAGCATAATGGGTGTTAATGGGTTGGACAGAGTACATTAGAACTCGTGCTCATCTCATTTTAGAAGGGTGTTGATATAAATTAATGATTTATCACTTCAGTTTCAGCTGGTGTGGACACAAATCCtagaaaaatgaaattgtgAAATAGACTAAACTTCAATGTCAAACTGTTTTGATTCatgattttttattaattaaagttattttcttGAGTTAATGATTATCTCTCTATTAATTAATGACACTGTTATCTTGAGAGACACAAAGTGCCCTTTACTTAAAACAACAGGATTCATGTTCCCTTTTATCAGGAGGTAATAAGATGTATCTTAAGATCAAGAGCTTTTTATTCTCTGGATATTAGGAAAACATGAGATCTTTAAAGTTAACTAATAGAAAGAACAACtatgaaaacaggtttctgttGACTCATGTTGCAGGTTTAACTAacacctctgtctctctgcagtatGGCCTACATCCTCCATCACTCGACCACGTTCCACACTCACGGCAGTGGTTATCACCAGATTGACGAGAATGGCCAGAGTCCCGTCAGTCACGGTCACTCCCACACGCTCCTCGGGGGCCACGGCAACACCAGCGTCCGCGCCGCCTTCATCCATGTGCTCGGGGACCTGCTGCAGAGCGTCGGCGTCATGGTGGCAGCGATCATCATCTACTTTCGGGTCAGATATAGATCACATTCATGTTAGGGTGAGACCAAAATGTCAGTTTGGCCCTTTGGTATTTTGGTTAAATATTCTCTGTTTAATAATGAATATCACAACTTTGACTTTGAAACTGTGTCGTATCaagctcagtttttatttaacaacacAGAAGTAAGTTTGTTATGGATTAAAGGGTTAAATAATAGCCATCATGCAAGACATTCCCTTTACTGCCCTCAGCGTTTTAATGCCTCATGACAGTGGAAAGCACCATCTGATGTCTCTTCATTCACACTTTAAAGTGTCCATAACCtggtttttctctctttcagcctGAGTACAAAGTTGCAGATCCCATCTGTACCTTCCTGTTCTCCGTCTTTGTCCTCTGCACCACCGTCACCATCCTCAGAGATGTGTTCAGGATACTCATGGAAGGTAAGGATAGAGAACAATGATGAAATCCTTCTTGTGTTGTTCTGGTGATACTGACAACGAAAACTGGCACAAAGTTAGAACAACTCTAAATCTctaaaacacatgtacacaaagaGTATGAAGAAggtaaaatatgtcaaataaacCACTGCTAAGGGCTGTCATGTCATGAGTTCATCCAGGAGATTAACAGCAAGCAAGAGTCGACCAAAGCTCCACAGATCCTGTATCTGTATCTGGCAGGATTCATCACTGATCCTTTAGtctgttgttctttgtttttgttcacactGGGGACAACTCAGGTTCTACTTCATTCATTTTAACTAATGCAAAACATTGAAAACAAGAGCACAGATGGTCATATTCTCAGGATGCCCGAAGAGTTTCAGGACATTTAAAATTCTAATCACACATCACTGAACTTCCTCAAGACGACCCTGCTAAGAAACATTTAGTAACAAGAGGAAACAGTCTGTGACATCAACAAGAAACTTTTTCTTAAGACATTTAAGAACATTTTTTGTCATGCGAACAAAGTGAGAACTATAATATGCTAAAAGAACGTGACGCCACAGATCAACTAAGGTTCCCAGAAAAGTAATAAACACCTGCTATATGTTGCAATAGTTACTAGTACCAGCAACAGTTATTGTCTGAATCACTGAATCAAATATCCTGAGTGAAAACCACAATTATTTTTATCTGCAGATATATTAGGAGGACATCATTTTGAGTTTCATCTGATGGACGTGTGCATTAATTCTCATTTTTCAGGGTCTCCTAAAGCAATCGAGTTTAACTCTGTGAAGGaggtgctgctgtctgtgaaAGCTGTGAAGTCCATGCACTGTCTGCACCTGTGGGCTCTGACTCTGGGCCAAGCGCTTGTCTCTGTTCACCTGGCCATAGGTAACGTATCATACTAACAAACCACTAGCTGGGCTACTGAAAGACAAGGTTTctacttgatttatttttaaggtGTTGCTGGTCTGCACTTATTACAATAAGACTTTAGGGGGCCATCATCCATATCATTGCCAGCTTCATCCTCTACGTTCTACAGCCTGAGCACTAATTTCACGCCGACTGCATTCTGCATTTGAATCCAGTTTCTAGCTGCACTAAGTTCTTCTCATGttacattaaatacatgaaGTGCAAAGTAGGGAGGAGCAAAGAACGAGAGTATTGGAACAGTATCCGGCACAGCACACTCACGGTGTGGTCTTTACTTCTTCCAGAGGAGGGTGCCGATCCTCAGTCTGTGCTACACGAGGCCACTGATCTGCTCAACACCAAGTTTGGCTTCTACAGCGTCACCATCCAGGTGGAGCTCTACACTGAAGACATGAGCCACTGCTCCCGGTGCCAGGACCCCAGTGACTGATACTGAGAGTGGACTGAACTGGACCCTCAggcacattttcattttctttgggTGGGATGGACCAGTGAGGGCTGTATCCACAACACCATTAAAAGGGCGTTAGAATTGAACCAGCTTTTTCTAGATTGTTGTGTTTCCCATTATGTCACAAGAAATTAGCCAAACCAAATCATCCATGTGTTGGTGGTAGAGTGGTGACTCTGGAGCTTTGCGCCAACATGGACAAACTCTGATGTGCAACCCTTCTCAAAAAGGGGGAGTATGGAACTCCGAGTCCTTGAGGTGGCCTGGTTTCTTTCCTTCTCAAATACTGATACAATTGTACAAAACTAGGTTCATTTTGCCAAAATATTGGTCCCGTATTCAAAACAATATACAAAAGatccttctttttgtcattccaAATTCTGTCTCCATGACCTACCACACTAAACGTAAagataatattataatattatttattacttactgttggtataaaataaataaccaaaAGATGAGTTTAAAAAGCATTTACAGTGCAGATAGAAATCTGCATTCATAAAGTACATGGTGAAAATAAGACAGACCATGCATTGAGGGACTAGTGCTAGGTTTCTATTTACTTCAGGAGAAAACAAACTTCTGTTCAAGTGCTTTTTGAAATGATCTGCTAGTTGAAAACACTGCctgctttttaatatttacatgtacattgaCGACAACTGCCAGGTACAGGAGTACATATCTTCAACAACTCTCAGACTACTGCTCATTTTCCACTTGCTACCACATTTCCTAATCCATCAGTTAACAGCTTGTCTGCAGAAATGTTGCCATGGAGCGCCAGATGCAATGATGTACCAGGAACACATGGATGACCTTCACGCCATTTGCTAACTTCAGCACTAACTTTACGCCCCCTGTACCAGGTCCTCACTCCACAGTACACTGTCAACTTTGTTCCATCGCCTGCTTTTTCTAAAGGTCAGACATGATTCAGCAATACTCGCTGGTCCTAAATTGGAATCTGAGCGAGGTTCACATCATGTGCTATGAAGTAAGAATTTTAAGATGAATCATTTGACAAATTTAACAAAAACTTCAATATATgctgaaacagcagctgtcaaaatgaaaagataTACTGACATACTGTCATAGAAATAGTGACCAAAAAAGATTTGTTAAGGTCTTAAAGGTCTGATCCTTCACAGTGGTCTTGTCGTCTACAATATCCCACTCTGAACTGTTCTCGTAGTCCCTttaaacaatatactgtactacaCCTCATCATAATACACATGAATAGTATAATACACTGGTTAGTAGctgttttaatgattttctcATGTTGCATCCATCGTTTCAGTTTCCAGTGTCTTGTACTGACGTTACAAACGTTCTGTTCAATGCTGTCTTCAGTGAGTGTTTGCTTAACAGCGGGTAGTGTATTGATATGAATCGAGCACAAAGAAAACGAGTAAGTGTCAGGCTGAAAAAGCATTAAGCTCGTTCCACTGTCAACCTCTGAGCAGGCATTCAGGTCTGAGGGCAAAAATGATTTAGTCCAGCAGTCGGACGATTAGTTTCAGCTTCATGCTGTCATCCATCTTGTATCTCTCCTTCGACACCCACTGATCTACTCGATGTCTCTCTGTTCCCAGAACTTACATTCATGCATCTTTCAAACAACCC from Anabas testudineus chromosome 24, fAnaTes1.2, whole genome shotgun sequence includes these protein-coding regions:
- the slc30a2 gene encoding zinc transporter 2, yielding MDNTAANSEKSQLIHERNAKMYSLKLQSSLPDSKEQYSDFPFKNGDMAGAIELKRPVRAHCHGTKTVACEESVDKLVAKKKLYIASAVCLVFMIGEVIGGYLAHSLAIMTDAAHLLTDFGSMMVSLFSLWISSRPPTKTMNFGWHRSEILGAFISVMSIWIVTGALVYLAIERIVRNDYEIDGHVMLVTSGCAVIVNIIMAYILHHSTTFHTHGSGYHQIDENGQSPVSHGHSHTLLGGHGNTSVRAAFIHVLGDLLQSVGVMVAAIIIYFRPEYKVADPICTFLFSVFVLCTTVTILRDVFRILMEGSPKAIEFNSVKEVLLSVKAVKSMHCLHLWALTLGQALVSVHLAIEEGADPQSVLHEATDLLNTKFGFYSVTIQVELYTEDMSHCSRCQDPSD